The following are encoded together in the Candidatus Hinthialibacter antarcticus genome:
- a CDS encoding tetratricopeptide repeat protein, producing MSNSSNQSLDPQILSMWERWVFLLGRLTLLLAFPVAVMVFYILTWRHYSVPKASLFQFLMMISGACWAVLALRRRFVRSALATPAAFLLSVICFSMLFAVNLGESYEIVTFKIACMVYLIFIPKFFTRFQDFTLIAYLLGLLCLAVDVYAIAQYYDWPWFFQMFESLGFSQMDGQPVSTMGNVNYTAEFLNIAVPILICMMIVYRRRAVEFLFFSFVTLLNSIVFYYLDCNASYAGFIVAIPLMLSILCYDRLIPIAVELRIIPTSLPTALRYFRYAVVTMILAIALIAVGITSFPNKVLNKVATTVSWVDTDGDNVTDGSTTIIFRLQCMDSAMRGIVQSLFTGIGPGNFKIIHPLYETQLERKVLGKEVLARKVHNDHLQHALKYGVFGLFAFYWLHAVVFFCIIYSLYHLRHRPRNAQSSSPILRLSAFERNFYFYLQLGILGGLTTSLVSCIFGHTFVIESSAVTYWMMSAIAVSIFQYLHRLNRGVTQPRYGFTQEQPNQVQTVGRRIPTLLTCAVAFALVLPFGAKNTYQLIGESWLKMGMGQRDSNKYETMLYCMNRALKIYPYQMESYYILGRYYIDAITEFAVAKGKGEQERIQYLTQRELYHDKEDMYIRKGIVCLQIDLFLNPNYKWAHNNLGVLYDRLNDFNLSKAAYGRVLAIDPEQIYAHFNLGLGMVKREQFADAITYMETSASLEPDYVEAYRYMASAFLIQGDINRAMASIDRLVSINLQRRLSTALGSVGGQRYMPILDHLNNGRLYEALSDAQRLMNYQDEQSQSFYLQSAVELIKQGQLGELTLEALNKGTLLAPLTDPPKLAYIASLYQNISQWQEAAKRYQQYLRLEPNDWNVRRNLANIYATLDDYPSAVLVFQKIVESGQGTYRDRISLARLMVGANQYTWGDILPHLHNAVTEGGDQAKDIIIENSQVNPLLGLVDQSEELQNLLGETYMAKFAQLKSQQ from the coding sequence ATGAGCAATTCTTCAAACCAGTCCCTTGATCCTCAGATACTATCCATGTGGGAGCGCTGGGTTTTTCTTTTAGGCCGCTTGACCCTGTTGTTGGCTTTTCCCGTTGCGGTGATGGTTTTTTATATTCTTACGTGGCGACATTATTCCGTCCCCAAAGCAAGCCTGTTTCAGTTTCTCATGATGATCTCCGGCGCATGCTGGGCGGTGTTGGCGCTTCGTCGTCGTTTTGTTCGTTCGGCCCTTGCGACTCCGGCGGCTTTTCTCTTATCGGTCATCTGTTTCAGCATGTTGTTTGCCGTCAACCTGGGTGAGTCCTATGAAATTGTTACCTTCAAAATCGCCTGTATGGTGTATCTAATCTTCATTCCAAAATTCTTCACGCGTTTTCAAGATTTCACCTTAATCGCGTATTTATTGGGTTTGTTATGCCTGGCTGTCGACGTTTATGCCATCGCTCAATACTATGATTGGCCCTGGTTCTTTCAAATGTTTGAGTCTTTGGGCTTTTCACAGATGGACGGGCAACCCGTCTCAACAATGGGCAACGTGAATTACACCGCCGAATTTCTCAATATCGCTGTTCCTATATTGATCTGTATGATGATCGTCTATCGGCGCCGCGCGGTTGAATTCTTGTTCTTCTCATTTGTTACATTACTCAATTCCATCGTATTTTATTATTTAGACTGCAATGCTTCTTATGCTGGTTTCATCGTCGCAATTCCACTCATGCTTTCCATTTTATGTTATGACCGCTTAATTCCTATCGCAGTCGAGTTACGAATAATCCCCACTTCATTGCCCACTGCCTTGCGTTATTTCCGGTATGCAGTCGTTACGATGATTCTTGCGATTGCATTAATTGCTGTGGGTATCACTTCTTTTCCCAACAAAGTGCTCAATAAAGTGGCAACCACCGTCAGCTGGGTCGATACCGACGGCGATAATGTCACCGATGGTTCAACGACCATCATCTTTCGCCTGCAATGTATGGATTCTGCAATGAGAGGGATCGTTCAGTCCCTATTCACTGGAATCGGCCCGGGCAATTTTAAAATCATTCACCCACTCTATGAAACTCAACTAGAACGAAAAGTTTTAGGCAAAGAAGTCTTGGCGAGAAAGGTCCACAACGACCACTTACAACATGCGTTAAAATACGGCGTCTTTGGATTATTTGCGTTTTATTGGCTACATGCCGTGGTCTTCTTTTGTATTATTTATTCACTCTATCATCTACGCCACCGCCCCAGAAACGCGCAATCATCCAGCCCGATTCTGCGTCTATCGGCCTTTGAGCGAAATTTTTATTTCTACTTGCAATTGGGAATTCTCGGCGGGCTGACGACCTCTTTAGTGAGTTGCATTTTCGGTCACACCTTCGTCATTGAATCATCAGCGGTGACCTATTGGATGATGTCAGCGATCGCCGTGTCAATCTTCCAATATTTGCATCGTCTCAATCGCGGCGTGACTCAGCCCCGCTATGGGTTTACTCAAGAACAACCAAACCAGGTACAAACCGTTGGTCGCAGAATTCCGACGCTGTTGACATGCGCGGTTGCGTTTGCGTTAGTTTTGCCGTTCGGCGCCAAAAACACCTATCAATTAATCGGTGAAAGCTGGTTAAAAATGGGGATGGGTCAGCGCGATTCAAATAAATATGAAACCATGCTGTATTGCATGAACCGCGCTCTGAAAATATACCCTTACCAAATGGAGTCCTACTACATTCTAGGTCGCTATTACATTGACGCCATTACAGAATTCGCCGTTGCAAAAGGAAAAGGCGAGCAAGAGCGCATTCAATATTTAACCCAGCGCGAGCTCTATCACGACAAAGAAGACATGTACATTCGCAAGGGCATCGTCTGCTTGCAAATTGATTTATTCCTGAATCCAAATTACAAATGGGCGCATAACAACTTGGGCGTATTGTACGACCGCTTGAATGATTTCAACCTCTCAAAAGCGGCGTATGGTCGCGTACTGGCGATTGACCCCGAACAAATCTACGCGCATTTCAACCTTGGGCTTGGTATGGTAAAACGCGAGCAGTTCGCTGACGCCATCACTTATATGGAAACCTCTGCCAGCCTTGAACCAGACTACGTCGAAGCCTATCGCTATATGGCGTCGGCTTTTTTAATTCAAGGCGACATCAATCGCGCAATGGCGTCAATTGACCGGCTCGTTTCGATTAATTTGCAAAGGCGGCTTTCCACCGCGCTCGGCTCCGTCGGCGGGCAACGCTACATGCCTATCTTAGACCACTTAAACAATGGCCGATTGTATGAAGCGCTATCTGATGCGCAACGATTGATGAATTATCAAGATGAACAATCACAGTCATTCTATTTGCAATCGGCTGTTGAACTCATCAAGCAGGGGCAGCTAGGGGAATTGACGCTCGAAGCCTTAAACAAAGGTACGTTATTGGCGCCTTTAACCGACCCGCCAAAATTGGCTTACATTGCAAGCCTGTATCAAAACATCTCTCAGTGGCAAGAAGCGGCCAAACGCTACCAGCAATATTTGCGACTGGAACCAAATGACTGGAATGTGCGCCGTAATCTCGCCAATATATACGCGACTCTGGATGACTACCCGTCTGCTGTTTTGGTATTTCAAAAGATTGTCGAATCGGGGCAAGGGACGTATCGAGACCGGATTAGCCTGGCCCGATTAATGGTCGGAGCCAATCAATATACTTGGGGCGATATCCTTCCACATTTGCATAATGCAGTCACGGAAGGCGGCGACCAGGCAAAAGATATAATCATTGAGAATAGCCAAGTCAATCCGCTTTTAGGATTGGTTGACCAGTCTGAAGAGTTGCAAAATTTGCTTGGGGAAACCTATATGGCAAAATTCGCGCAACTAAAATCCCAGCAATGA
- a CDS encoding glycosyltransferase — protein sequence MRILFIGHNGYDYPHTRVRCYHFAKALSTFPDVETGVLSFRDDLAPHLAEADIYSASDRRKLTLTGKALARLLSYRDTILYIQKAHFHAAAPFLLHRLGVCPNYIFDYDDYDIPLSNFFSRGIWNRLFFGTNQWDEITYRLAGRARGCVCASHELVNVLQPHNQNLAYIPTGVDQNAFTPRDATIKNDKVVFLWNGLIWGKPILDNLLLLFRAFDYAHNEMAPYQLRIIGGGDCWSDAQAIVAERFSRLPIEWIAWAKPQEMPDHLRNADVGLLPAAGDDLWLKCKSPTKLFEYMASGLPVVASAVGEASHVIEHLESGYCAKDERDFSQGLIRMSNDEQVRRSFGERARTTIEDNYSLPVLGENLYLFLKNIFIDR from the coding sequence ATGCGAATCCTGTTTATTGGACACAACGGGTATGATTATCCTCATACCCGCGTCCGCTGTTATCATTTTGCCAAAGCGCTATCCACGTTCCCGGATGTCGAAACCGGGGTGCTGTCTTTTCGCGACGACCTCGCGCCGCACTTGGCGGAAGCGGATATTTATTCTGCATCAGACCGCCGGAAGTTAACGCTTACAGGCAAAGCATTGGCGCGGCTACTCTCATACCGCGACACAATTCTCTATATTCAAAAAGCCCACTTTCACGCGGCGGCCCCGTTTCTATTGCACCGCCTCGGGGTTTGCCCCAATTATATTTTTGATTATGACGACTACGACATTCCGCTTTCAAACTTTTTTTCAAGAGGAATCTGGAACCGTCTTTTTTTTGGGACCAACCAGTGGGATGAAATCACCTACCGTTTGGCGGGCCGTGCGCGGGGCTGTGTATGCGCCAGCCATGAGTTAGTGAATGTTCTACAACCGCACAATCAAAATCTCGCCTATATCCCAACCGGCGTCGACCAGAATGCTTTCACTCCCAGAGACGCTACCATTAAAAACGACAAAGTGGTTTTCCTTTGGAACGGATTAATTTGGGGCAAACCCATTTTAGACAACTTGCTCTTGCTCTTTCGCGCATTTGATTATGCTCACAACGAAATGGCGCCGTATCAACTTCGCATCATCGGCGGGGGCGACTGCTGGTCTGACGCTCAAGCAATCGTGGCGGAGCGCTTTTCCCGTCTACCAATTGAATGGATCGCATGGGCGAAACCCCAAGAGATGCCGGATCATTTGCGAAACGCCGATGTGGGTTTATTGCCCGCTGCCGGAGACGACCTTTGGCTGAAGTGTAAAAGCCCAACCAAATTATTTGAATACATGGCTTCGGGGTTGCCCGTCGTCGCCAGCGCTGTTGGCGAAGCCAGCCACGTGATCGAGCATCTTGAATCAGGCTATTGCGCTAAAGATGAGCGTGACTTTTCCCAAGGCCTCATTCGTATGTCGAATGACGAACAAGTCCGGCGATCATTTGGAGAACGCGCGCGAACCACCATCGAAGACAACTATTCACTACCCGTCTTAGGAGAAAACCTGTATCTTTTCTTAAAGAACATTTTTATAGATAGGTGA
- a CDS encoding prepilin-type N-terminal cleavage/methylation domain-containing protein produces the protein MKKGFTLIELLIVVAIIGILAAIAVPNFLNAQNRAKIARCYSDMKAMDTAVRMLNMDTNHLPIDGWDDDTPEGREILKDVFNGVGDFSEAERKTSHYLAVITSPISYMGSVPLDPFISITTDEDTRGFGSGYDTYIYADVDPNIPGHNQGIQALNSPLAEDFNLRPLKKGEFAFIGVGPDGVAGVGSSGAFGSRGFPYSTSNGTVSSGDVVLAGGTIYGQ, from the coding sequence ATGAAAAAAGGTTTTACGCTTATTGAACTATTGATTGTCGTTGCGATTATTGGAATTCTTGCAGCCATAGCTGTGCCCAACTTTTTGAACGCACAAAACCGCGCCAAGATCGCTCGGTGCTATTCCGACATGAAGGCGATGGACACCGCCGTCCGTATGTTGAATATGGACACCAATCACTTACCTATCGACGGTTGGGATGACGATACGCCAGAAGGACGAGAGATTCTGAAAGATGTCTTCAATGGCGTCGGCGATTTTTCTGAAGCAGAACGAAAAACCTCTCACTATCTCGCCGTAATTACCAGTCCTATTTCTTATATGGGTTCTGTGCCGCTCGATCCATTTATTAGCATCACGACCGACGAAGATACACGCGGTTTTGGCAGTGGTTACGACACTTACATTTATGCTGATGTCGATCCGAACATTCCAGGCCACAACCAAGGCATCCAAGCGCTCAATTCTCCGCTTGCGGAAGATTTCAATTTAAGGCCGCTGAAAAAAGGCGAGTTCGCTTTTATCGGAGTCGGGCCGGATGGCGTTGCTGGCGTTGGTTCAAGTGGTGCGTTTGGCTCCCGTGGATTTCCTTATAGCACCTCGAACGGCACAGTAAGTTCAGGTGATGTTGTTTTAGCGGGTGGTACGATTTACGGACAGTAA
- a CDS encoding D-alanine--D-alanine ligase, with the protein MNGDKTRVAVLFGGRSTEHEISVISALQAMDAFDSTRFDLLPIYVDLEGKWFTGEVLCKRENFPLSSDAMKQCVPVFLNADSNWQITAQAKAGGWFKKDEPQRFPVDVFFPAFHGTYGEDGCIQGLFEWIGAPYVGSGPCASSIGMNKHLAKKLVSQSDVPVLSDLLIHQSEWDPNQAHILAQSIAEQIPSPWMVKPCNLGSSIAISSAHTQEELMVSLAGAFAFDDQVMVEPLIEDMYELNIAVLFGEPPKTSAVERPRREDTLLTFEDKYMKGNKKISDSQSEGMASLQRDLNPADVPEAMLESARNHAVSAYSTMGCRGVVRFDFIVNNQESEIYFNEANLIPGSFSYYLWEKAEPRISFTELLSILVDQALAEHKAKRRLRRQVEMRVL; encoded by the coding sequence ATGAACGGCGATAAAACCCGTGTGGCCGTGTTGTTTGGCGGCAGATCAACCGAACATGAAATCAGCGTGATTTCCGCTTTGCAGGCGATGGACGCCTTCGATTCTACTCGCTTTGATCTTCTCCCGATCTATGTTGACCTTGAAGGGAAATGGTTTACCGGCGAAGTGCTGTGTAAGCGTGAGAACTTCCCGCTTTCATCAGACGCGATGAAGCAATGCGTTCCCGTTTTTTTAAACGCGGATTCTAACTGGCAAATCACGGCGCAAGCCAAAGCTGGCGGGTGGTTCAAAAAAGATGAACCGCAGCGGTTTCCTGTTGACGTGTTCTTCCCTGCGTTTCATGGGACCTACGGCGAAGACGGCTGCATCCAAGGCTTGTTCGAATGGATTGGCGCGCCATACGTCGGCAGTGGACCGTGTGCATCTTCGATTGGCATGAACAAGCACCTCGCGAAAAAATTGGTTTCTCAAAGCGATGTCCCGGTATTGTCTGATCTCCTCATCCATCAATCGGAATGGGACCCGAACCAGGCGCACATTTTGGCTCAAAGCATCGCAGAGCAAATTCCTTCGCCGTGGATGGTAAAGCCCTGCAACCTGGGTTCCAGCATCGCCATTTCATCCGCCCATACCCAAGAAGAGTTAATGGTTTCGCTCGCGGGCGCGTTTGCGTTTGACGATCAAGTGATGGTCGAGCCGCTCATTGAAGATATGTATGAACTCAACATCGCGGTTCTTTTTGGCGAACCGCCCAAGACCTCAGCGGTCGAGCGTCCTCGGCGGGAGGATACGCTACTGACTTTCGAAGATAAGTATATGAAAGGCAATAAGAAGATATCCGATAGTCAGAGTGAAGGCATGGCTTCGTTACAGCGCGATCTGAATCCAGCGGATGTTCCAGAAGCAATGCTCGAAAGCGCCCGCAATCATGCAGTCAGCGCTTATTCTACGATGGGGTGTCGCGGCGTTGTGCGGTTTGATTTTATTGTCAATAACCAAGAGAGCGAAATTTATTTCAACGAAGCGAACCTGATCCCCGGCTCGTTCTCATATTATTTATGGGAAAAAGCGGAGCCGCGAATCTCATTCACTGAACTTCTCTCCATCCTCGTTGACCAAGCCCTCGCGGAACACAAAGCCAAACGAAGACTGCGGCGACAAGTTGAAATGAGAGTATTGTAA
- the murF gene encoding UDP-N-acetylmuramoyl-tripeptide--D-alanyl-D-alanine ligase, which yields MIFSFNTIGWIALIAGFCVASWTITKRFLHFFQQEEYDARRFLYWWIASNSFERRATIFALIFTLCSLYLIPESYFLFMAASCLFASIIALFGATNRPANTKKPLVMTARATRIFTLAIGLQIFSLIFGSTYFASALNQYCTLPYLPVTLFFIALSFILVPMFIVIANGLLVPYESLNQKKFYKEAQAILLDRDTVLIGITGSYGKTSIKQILAHILNAHAPTLATPGSVNTVMGIARIIREKLTRDHEYFIVEMGAYGVGSIQRLCQFTPPKVGIVTAVGVAHFERFKSQKTIFEAKSELPQALPEDGFVILNGDDPFCRRMAERTKAKALFYGTDRDAGALDCCLSDYELTADGIRCCFEYQDGSHQVTLPIYGLHQAMNAAGAFLTAMQLGVAPLTAIAALKSMPPIDHRLVVQKSAGGVTIIDDAYNSNPTGFENALDVLRILPGQRKILVTPGMVELGDREDAEHQRLAPKIAESCDIICLVAPQRVQSLVDALTQQVQGDGLKLFSTLQEAREFLNQNLKPGDVVLYENDLPDLYESRQAFRLF from the coding sequence ATGATCTTTAGTTTTAACACCATTGGATGGATAGCCTTAATCGCAGGCTTTTGCGTTGCTTCATGGACGATCACCAAGCGCTTTCTCCATTTTTTCCAACAGGAAGAATATGACGCGAGGCGCTTTCTCTATTGGTGGATCGCCAGCAATTCGTTTGAGCGTCGCGCAACCATTTTCGCGCTTATATTTACGTTATGCAGCCTATATCTCATCCCAGAATCCTATTTTCTGTTCATGGCGGCGTCTTGCTTATTCGCATCAATCATTGCTCTGTTTGGAGCCACTAACCGCCCGGCGAATACAAAAAAACCGTTGGTTATGACTGCACGCGCAACGCGCATTTTCACGCTTGCGATTGGGTTGCAGATTTTTTCTTTGATATTCGGTTCCACCTATTTTGCCTCAGCGTTAAATCAATACTGCACCCTTCCCTATCTTCCTGTTACGCTTTTCTTTATTGCGCTTTCCTTCATATTGGTTCCAATGTTTATTGTGATTGCGAATGGGCTTCTTGTTCCTTATGAATCCTTGAACCAGAAGAAATTTTATAAAGAAGCGCAAGCGATTTTGCTTGACAGAGATACTGTTCTGATTGGCATCACAGGCAGCTATGGAAAAACCTCAATCAAGCAGATTTTAGCGCATATTCTGAATGCTCATGCGCCGACGTTGGCGACGCCTGGCAGCGTCAATACCGTGATGGGAATCGCCCGCATTATCCGTGAAAAATTGACGCGCGACCATGAGTATTTTATCGTCGAAATGGGCGCGTATGGCGTCGGTTCGATTCAGCGTCTCTGCCAATTCACCCCACCAAAAGTTGGGATCGTGACGGCGGTCGGCGTTGCCCATTTTGAGCGCTTTAAATCCCAGAAAACGATTTTTGAAGCCAAGTCAGAATTACCGCAAGCGCTGCCTGAAGACGGTTTTGTCATCTTGAACGGCGACGATCCCTTCTGCCGACGTATGGCGGAGCGTACCAAAGCGAAGGCGCTGTTTTATGGAACAGACCGTGATGCGGGAGCGTTGGATTGTTGTTTATCGGACTATGAATTGACCGCAGATGGAATCCGCTGTTGTTTTGAGTACCAAGATGGATCGCATCAGGTTACGTTGCCGATTTATGGGCTTCATCAAGCCATGAACGCGGCGGGCGCGTTTCTTACCGCGATGCAACTGGGCGTTGCGCCGTTGACCGCAATTGCGGCGTTGAAATCAATGCCGCCTATTGACCATCGGCTGGTTGTTCAGAAGTCGGCTGGCGGCGTCACCATCATCGACGACGCTTATAATTCAAATCCGACCGGGTTTGAGAATGCGCTAGACGTATTGCGAATTTTACCCGGACAGCGGAAAATTCTGGTTACGCCCGGTATGGTGGAACTCGGCGACCGTGAAGACGCTGAACATCAGCGGTTGGCGCCAAAAATTGCCGAAAGCTGCGATATCATTTGTCTGGTCGCGCCGCAGCGGGTACAGAGTTTGGTCGATGCGCTGACGCAACAAGTACAAGGCGACGGTCTAAAACTGTTTTCAACTTTGCAAGAAGCGCGAGAATTTCTAAACCAAAATCTCAAACCGGGCGATGTTGTATTATATGAAAACGATTTGCCTGATTTGTATGAGTCGAGACAAGCCTTTCGTCTTTTTTGA
- a CDS encoding alpha/beta hydrolase, with protein MNDSSNHSCMKTIHYNGSDIPLAYSDVGTGNASVFLHGWGANRSFFQPLTDSLSETGRCISIDLPGFGGSPPPPAPWSTIEYAECVLAFLDELRLEPCIIIGHSFGGRLAIRLAVKHPHRCRALVLIAAAGLRRSVPMLKKARIRMIQYTARIAKTLLPGRLGESIKQNLYKKIASRDYLDAGELRETFVKVVNEDLEPLLSSIQTPVLLLYGADDTETPPEFGRRMKTQLPNAQYVELPGFDHYSILTRGRHQVEHHITAFLKGLPQ; from the coding sequence GTGAATGATTCATCCAATCATTCTTGTATGAAAACCATCCATTACAACGGTTCTGATATCCCGTTGGCCTATTCTGATGTAGGAACAGGAAACGCTAGCGTCTTTCTACATGGTTGGGGCGCCAATCGGTCGTTCTTTCAGCCGCTGACCGACTCACTCTCAGAGACCGGGCGCTGTATCTCGATTGACCTGCCTGGTTTCGGCGGTTCTCCGCCTCCACCCGCGCCTTGGAGCACCATTGAATATGCGGAGTGCGTTCTCGCGTTTTTGGATGAACTGAGGCTTGAGCCGTGCATAATCATTGGTCACTCATTCGGCGGGCGCTTAGCGATTCGGCTTGCTGTAAAGCACCCCCATCGTTGCCGCGCGTTGGTATTGATCGCAGCGGCGGGGCTTCGGCGCAGCGTCCCCATGCTCAAGAAAGCGCGCATCCGTATGATTCAATATACGGCGCGAATCGCCAAAACCCTGCTTCCAGGGCGGCTTGGTGAATCAATTAAACAAAATTTGTATAAAAAGATTGCATCTCGCGACTACTTAGATGCAGGCGAGTTGCGTGAAACATTCGTCAAAGTGGTGAATGAAGACCTCGAACCTCTATTGTCTTCCATTCAAACCCCTGTTTTATTGCTCTACGGCGCTGATGACACTGAAACGCCGCCGGAATTTGGACGCCGCATGAAAACACAATTGCCTAACGCTCAGTATGTAGAATTACCGGGCTTCGATCACTATTCGATCCTGACGCGTGGGCGCCATCAGGTCGAGCACCATATCACAGCCTTTTTGAAAGGCCTGCCGCAATGA
- a CDS encoding prepilin-type N-terminal cleavage/methylation domain-containing protein: MIMQLFGRSSHIVCQNRPNGGFTLVELMVVLAVIGVLSSIAVPRFSDMKLRSEMTASKAQMKAYGDAAQTFFMDRDHYPYSVSYDSKIDLRILEQGQYVSSTNAADPFQRLPEDETLETRRPSITSFFAGESDKRHGFVFVNYRNFVTDDIPTIRGIGLYSIGPDRADSLLSLYPLANESQLMIRRRLLTVFGQTAMTQAMTVYSPTNGLYSDGDFGSFRGEFEGFVPGETF, from the coding sequence ATGATTATGCAATTATTTGGGCGTTCTTCACATATTGTTTGCCAAAACCGACCCAACGGCGGCTTTACTCTCGTTGAGTTGATGGTCGTTTTGGCTGTGATCGGCGTTCTTTCATCCATTGCGGTTCCCCGTTTTTCTGACATGAAACTTCGCTCAGAAATGACGGCTTCTAAAGCGCAAATGAAAGCCTATGGCGACGCGGCCCAAACATTTTTTATGGATCGCGACCATTACCCTTATAGTGTATCGTACGACTCTAAGATTGACCTCAGGATTTTAGAACAAGGCCAGTACGTGTCCAGCACCAACGCCGCTGACCCGTTTCAGCGCTTGCCCGAAGATGAAACCCTCGAAACGCGGCGCCCTTCTATCACCTCATTTTTTGCGGGTGAAAGCGACAAGCGCCACGGTTTTGTGTTTGTCAATTATCGAAATTTCGTCACGGACGACATCCCCACCATTCGCGGAATCGGTCTCTACAGCATCGGCCCCGACCGCGCTGATTCGCTGTTGAGTTTGTATCCGCTGGCCAATGAATCACAGCTGATGATTCGTCGGCGTTTGCTGACGGTGTTTGGTCAAACCGCCATGACTCAAGCGATGACAGTCTATAGCCCTACCAACGGACTCTACAGCGACGGCGATTTTGGTTCGTTCCGTGGCGAGTTCGAAGGTTTTGTTCCCGGCGAGACCTTTTAA
- a CDS encoding sigma-70 family RNA polymerase sigma factor has product MTAAMERIEATAHKEEASVQIDQTEDQALILLIESAQQGCEQSIEELFNRYFFRVSSFVRRYVDSQEVEDVAQEAFIKVFRNLNNIKKVQAFEGYLFQTAKNSCISWLRKKKRMRSMLDIVWYAATNWRDASSDREPQRAAAIDALMEQLPEVSKSYLHMFYVEKRSRAEIAAAMNESTSSAYRKLAAAKANLLDAAKRMNVKIVFSGRHDMSVQEIEAKS; this is encoded by the coding sequence ATGACAGCTGCAATGGAGCGGATAGAGGCGACGGCCCATAAAGAAGAAGCCTCGGTCCAAATCGACCAAACAGAAGATCAAGCACTGATTCTTCTGATTGAAAGCGCACAGCAAGGCTGTGAGCAGTCCATTGAAGAACTGTTTAACCGATATTTCTTCCGCGTTTCCTCCTTCGTTAGGAGATATGTTGATTCACAGGAAGTAGAAGACGTAGCGCAAGAAGCATTTATTAAGGTATTTCGGAATCTGAACAATATTAAAAAAGTACAAGCCTTCGAGGGGTATTTGTTTCAAACGGCGAAAAACAGCTGCATCAGCTGGTTGCGCAAGAAAAAAAGGATGAGATCAATGCTTGATATCGTCTGGTACGCAGCAACAAACTGGCGCGACGCAAGTTCTGACCGGGAACCGCAACGCGCCGCCGCTATTGACGCCCTGATGGAACAACTCCCAGAGGTGAGCAAGTCTTATTTACACATGTTTTACGTTGAAAAGCGTTCGCGGGCTGAAATTGCAGCGGCGATGAATGAGTCCACTTCATCGGCCTACCGAAAATTGGCTGCGGCGAAAGCAAATTTGCTCGACGCCGCAAAGCGGATGAATGTAAAAATTGTCTTTAGCGGCAGGCATGATATGTCAGTTCAAGAAATAGAGGCGAAGTCATGA
- a CDS encoding FecR family protein gives MKLKPELLLLYKEGRLSHDEKREVEEFLSNQPDENRVFGEFDELGESLESWGQMHRVRGNVLQAVRQESAQPNVIHLPQFRGAAIPTAVAACFVIALTGLYFMMQNQDATFTELDRQGTVVISQNQIDVESDGFLSIKMADQKSVTEYAPNTIAMITGVRSLFIETGKVWNEVGKDDGNQYTVTTQHGTIIVLGTQFEVEVNNDKTTVRLLEGSVKLVHTDGSEQLLNPNEEAVMKPASKIQLTQITADDIAKWRGSFIGKGFTTRDVPNVLQQTKNR, from the coding sequence ATGAAGTTGAAACCGGAACTGCTGTTGTTGTATAAAGAAGGCCGCCTTTCCCATGATGAAAAGCGCGAAGTCGAAGAATTTCTGTCGAACCAGCCCGATGAGAACCGCGTGTTTGGAGAGTTCGACGAACTGGGCGAATCACTTGAGTCATGGGGCCAGATGCACCGCGTCCGCGGTAATGTCTTGCAAGCAGTCAGACAAGAAAGCGCTCAGCCCAATGTGATTCATCTACCGCAATTTCGCGGCGCAGCGATTCCCACTGCTGTTGCGGCCTGTTTTGTGATTGCGCTCACAGGCCTGTACTTTATGATGCAAAACCAAGACGCGACTTTCACCGAACTCGACCGACAAGGGACCGTAGTGATTTCGCAAAATCAGATTGATGTAGAATCTGATGGTTTTCTTTCCATCAAAATGGCCGATCAAAAATCGGTTACGGAATATGCGCCCAATACCATCGCAATGATTACAGGCGTACGTAGTCTCTTCATCGAAACAGGCAAGGTTTGGAACGAAGTCGGGAAAGACGATGGAAACCAATATACCGTCACAACTCAACACGGAACCATCATTGTCCTAGGGACGCAATTCGAAGTTGAAGTTAATAATGATAAAACGACTGTTCGCTTGTTAGAAGGCAGCGTTAAACTGGTTCACACAGACGGCAGCGAACAACTCTTAAACCCGAACGAAGAAGCAGTGATGAAACCTGCCTCGAAAATTCAACTTACACAAATTACAGCCGATGATATTGCTAAATGGCGTGGCTCATTTATCGGGAAGGGATTCACTACACGAGACGTGCCCAATGTGTTACAACAAACAAAAAATCGCTAA